From a region of the Nocardioides ginsengisegetis genome:
- a CDS encoding ferric reductase-like transmembrane domain-containing protein, with product MTPPRASRRLDAPAPLGRRARADAVVRQASGALLWLGLLLVTYWWAAGGGIQDLGAWASGLTSVGRLTGLVASVLLLAQVALMARVPRLESAFGQDRLAHLHRIVGFTSFNLMLAHVVTITWGYAGGQLPGTPGTLWNLTVNYPGMLLAVAGTACLVMVVVTSLRAARRRLRYESWHLLHLYAYLGVGLALPHQLWTGHELTSSTARTVFWWAAWGAVAGAVLIWRVGVPLAVNLRHQLRVTSVVPEGHGIVSVYLTGRRLDLLRAEAGQFFTWRFLGRSGWSRANPYSLSAAPDGRSLRITIQAVGDGSAEALRLHPGTRVLVEGPYGRLSARSRSRGKVALIGAGVGVTPLRALAEGLDYAPGDAVLLQRYGDDRLFARELDVLTHERGLRVVPLPGHRRGRDSWLGEVGHGSDLDHLHRWVPDIAERDVYVCGPTPWADLVVEDLTSAGVTPDHIHLETFAW from the coding sequence GTGACCCCTCCACGCGCGTCCCGGCGGCTCGACGCCCCGGCGCCGCTGGGGCGTCGGGCGCGTGCCGACGCGGTCGTCCGGCAGGCCTCGGGTGCCCTGCTGTGGCTGGGTCTCCTCCTCGTCACCTACTGGTGGGCGGCGGGGGGCGGCATCCAGGACCTCGGCGCCTGGGCCTCCGGCCTGACCTCGGTCGGTCGCCTGACCGGCCTGGTCGCCTCGGTGCTCCTCCTGGCGCAGGTCGCGCTGATGGCGCGGGTCCCGCGGCTGGAGTCCGCCTTCGGGCAGGACCGCCTCGCTCACCTCCACCGCATCGTCGGCTTCACGTCCTTCAACCTGATGCTTGCCCACGTCGTCACGATCACGTGGGGGTACGCCGGCGGGCAGCTGCCCGGCACGCCCGGCACGCTGTGGAACCTGACGGTCAACTACCCCGGCATGCTGCTCGCGGTCGCGGGCACCGCCTGCCTCGTCATGGTCGTGGTCACGAGCCTCCGTGCCGCCCGGCGCCGGCTCCGCTACGAGTCCTGGCACCTGCTCCACCTCTACGCCTACCTCGGCGTCGGCCTCGCCCTCCCGCACCAGCTGTGGACCGGTCACGAGCTGACCTCCTCCACCGCGCGCACCGTCTTCTGGTGGGCCGCGTGGGGTGCCGTCGCCGGGGCCGTGCTGATCTGGCGGGTCGGGGTGCCGCTCGCGGTCAACCTGCGCCACCAGCTCCGGGTCACCTCCGTTGTCCCCGAGGGGCACGGGATCGTCTCGGTCTACCTGACCGGCCGCCGGCTCGACCTCCTGCGCGCCGAGGCGGGACAGTTCTTCACCTGGCGCTTCCTGGGCCGGTCCGGCTGGAGTCGGGCCAACCCCTACTCGCTCTCCGCGGCCCCGGACGGCCGCAGCCTCCGCATCACCATCCAGGCCGTGGGCGACGGCAGCGCCGAGGCGCTCCGCCTGCACCCCGGGACCCGGGTCCTGGTCGAGGGCCCCTACGGACGGCTGAGCGCCCGGTCCCGCAGCCGCGGCAAGGTCGCGCTGATCGGCGCCGGCGTCGGGGTCACCCCGCTCCGCGCGCTGGCCGAGGGGCTCGACTACGCACCCGGCGACGCGGTGCTCCTCCAGCGCTACGGCGACGACCGGCTCTTCGCCCGGGAGCTCGACGTCCTGACCCACGAGCGCGGCCTCCGCGTCGTGCCGCTGCCCGGCCACCGCCGCGGCCGCGACTCCTGGCTCGGCGAGGTGGGCCACGGCTCCGACCTCGACCACCTGCACCGGTGGGTGCCCGACATCGCCGAGCGCGACGTCTACGTCTGCGGGCCGACCCCCTGGGCCGACCTCGTCGTCGAGGACCTCACCTCGGCCGGCGTGACCCCTGACCACATCCATCTCGAGACCTTTGCGTGGTGA
- a CDS encoding GAF and ANTAR domain-containing protein produces MSREGRLSRVFVELADTLVDDFDALDILHLLTERCVELLEIDAAGIILSDQRGGLQSIASTTHEVGLIEIFVLQNSEGPCLDCFRSGDPIVNITFEESQRRWPMFTAASTALGYRTTHALPLRLRNEVIGAMNFFSVGETELNTEDLALGQALADVSTIALLQARAVHEKDLLAEQLQYALNSRVLVEQAKGVLAERFKIDVEEAFTHLRSFSRRHRVPLSEVASRVIAGTLTVADLER; encoded by the coding sequence ATGAGCAGGGAGGGACGGCTCTCGCGTGTCTTCGTCGAGCTGGCCGACACCCTGGTCGACGACTTCGATGCGCTCGACATCCTGCACCTGCTGACGGAGCGGTGCGTCGAGCTGCTCGAGATCGACGCGGCCGGGATCATCCTCAGTGACCAGCGCGGCGGGCTGCAGTCGATCGCCTCCACCACCCACGAGGTGGGCCTGATCGAGATCTTCGTGCTGCAGAACTCCGAGGGGCCCTGCCTGGACTGCTTCCGGTCGGGCGATCCGATCGTCAACATCACCTTCGAGGAGTCCCAGCGCCGCTGGCCGATGTTCACCGCGGCGAGCACGGCCCTCGGCTACCGGACCACCCACGCCCTGCCGTTGCGGCTCCGCAACGAGGTGATCGGCGCCATGAACTTCTTCTCCGTGGGGGAGACGGAGCTCAACACCGAGGACCTCGCCCTGGGCCAGGCGCTCGCCGACGTCTCGACCATCGCCCTCCTGCAGGCGCGGGCGGTCCACGAGAAGGACCTGCTGGCCGAGCAGCTCCAGTACGCCCTGAACAGCCGGGTCCTGGTCGAGCAGGCCAAGGGGGTGCTGGCCGAACGCTTCAAGATCGACGTGGAGGAGGCCTTCACCCACCTGCGCTCGTTCAGCCGTCGGCACCGGGTGCCGCTGAGCGAGGTCGCCTCGCGCGTGATCGCGGGCACGCTCACGGTCGCGGACCTCGAGAGGTAG
- a CDS encoding GAF domain-containing protein yields MPTPGEILLSLLHHGDGVDSLPETLCRRAAEDLSADGVGLTLLSDGGHRQVLAATAGTARVVEELQVTAGEGPSLDAWRERRVVLLSDVARVAPARWPGLAPALLEAGVRAIFVFPLQVGDIRLGVLDVCRTTPGRLEREQLATGLTYAEVAVTVLLHLQEEGGLAAGLDGRLLDPLASAPQIHQATGMISVQAAVGLAEALLLLRAHAFVHSRSARDVARDVVNRTLHFYPDNDGEAER; encoded by the coding sequence ATGCCCACCCCCGGAGAGATCCTCCTGTCGCTGCTCCACCACGGGGACGGCGTCGACTCCCTGCCCGAGACCCTGTGCCGCCGGGCCGCGGAAGACCTGTCGGCCGACGGCGTCGGCCTGACGCTGTTGAGCGACGGGGGGCACCGCCAGGTGCTGGCCGCCACTGCCGGCACGGCACGGGTGGTCGAGGAGCTGCAGGTGACGGCGGGGGAGGGGCCCAGCCTGGACGCCTGGCGCGAACGCCGGGTCGTGCTCCTGTCGGACGTCGCCCGGGTCGCCCCCGCCCGCTGGCCCGGGCTCGCGCCCGCCCTGCTCGAGGCCGGCGTCCGGGCGATCTTCGTGTTCCCGCTCCAGGTGGGCGACATCCGGCTGGGGGTCCTCGACGTGTGCCGGACCACCCCGGGGCGGCTTGAACGAGAGCAGCTCGCCACCGGCCTCACCTATGCCGAGGTGGCGGTGACCGTCCTGCTCCACCTGCAGGAGGAGGGCGGCCTCGCCGCGGGTCTCGACGGCCGGCTGCTCGACCCGCTCGCCAGTGCCCCGCAGATCCACCAGGCCACGGGGATGATCTCGGTCCAGGCGGCCGTGGGCCTCGCCGAGGCACTCCTGCTGCTGCGTGCCCATGCCTTCGTCCACAGCCGGTCTGCACGCGACGTGGCCCGGGACGTGGTGAACCGCACGCTGCACTTCTATCCTGACAATGACGGTGAGGCTGAGAGATGA
- a CDS encoding STAS domain-containing protein, protein MNSLVLVGDGLSIRLYESAAWSVVEVEGDLDMASLPLRRRILAASGPRVVFDLRRVAFMDASGLGLLGASHDASARAGGSVRVSGATAHVRKLLAITHMDQGISIFSTLGEALAAPAATGAPT, encoded by the coding sequence ATGAACAGTCTGGTCCTGGTCGGGGACGGGCTCTCCATCCGGCTGTACGAGAGCGCCGCGTGGTCCGTGGTCGAGGTCGAGGGCGACCTGGACATGGCCTCGCTGCCGCTCCGTCGCCGCATCCTCGCCGCGAGCGGCCCGCGTGTCGTCTTCGACCTGCGCCGCGTCGCCTTCATGGACGCCAGTGGCCTGGGTCTGCTCGGGGCGAGTCACGATGCCTCGGCCCGCGCCGGTGGCTCCGTGCGCGTCTCCGGCGCGACCGCCCACGTGCGCAAGCTCCTCGCGATCACCCACATGGACCAGGGCATCTCGATCTTCAGCACCCTCGGTGAGGCCCTGGCCGCCCCGGCTGCGACGGGTGCGCCCACCTGA
- a CDS encoding ATP-binding protein, whose protein sequence is MPAARWSYDLELHPQPQSVAGARRFVSDHLVDHDLPHLVDDVRLVVSELATNALLHAGTSFGILLWARGGLVVLEVRDGSPDGPSLGAAADTDTNGRGIALVGALSRDWGVTDYVDGAKSVWASFDG, encoded by the coding sequence ATGCCTGCCGCACGATGGTCGTACGACCTCGAGCTGCACCCGCAGCCGCAGAGCGTGGCCGGCGCCCGTCGCTTCGTCTCCGACCACCTGGTGGACCACGACCTGCCCCACCTGGTGGACGACGTGAGGCTGGTGGTCAGTGAGCTCGCCACCAACGCGCTGCTCCATGCCGGCACGTCCTTCGGCATCCTCCTGTGGGCGCGCGGCGGCCTGGTGGTGCTGGAGGTGCGCGACGGGTCTCCGGACGGACCCTCCCTCGGGGCGGCCGCGGACACGGACACCAACGGGCGCGGGATCGCGCTCGTGGGTGCGTTGAGCCGGGACTGGGGGGTCACGGACTACGTGGACGGCGCCAAGTCGGTGTGGGCCTCCTTCGACGGCTGA